A genomic segment from Idiomarina piscisalsi encodes:
- a CDS encoding thiazole synthase, giving the protein MLTIANKTFSSRLFIGSGKYSSADVMKSSIRASGSELITLALKRVDFNQPTDDIVTPIKELGLDILPNTSGAKTADEAIYAARLAREALQTHWLKLEIHPDPNYLLPDPIETLKAAEQLVKEGFVVMPYCGADPVLCKRLEEVGCEAVMPLGSPIGSNKGLVTRDFLNIIIEQASVPVVVDAGIGAPSHAAEAMEIGADAVLVNTAIATAHDPIAMSNAFRQTVDAGRTAFEAGLSGIVSGTAPNNRNSSMHAQASSPLTEFIETL; this is encoded by the coding sequence ATGCTAACCATTGCGAATAAAACCTTTAGCTCAAGGTTGTTCATTGGTAGTGGCAAATACAGTAGCGCCGACGTAATGAAATCGTCTATTCGTGCGTCCGGCAGCGAACTGATTACGCTGGCCTTAAAGCGCGTTGACTTCAATCAGCCAACCGATGACATTGTCACTCCAATTAAGGAGTTGGGTCTCGATATATTGCCTAATACGTCGGGTGCAAAAACCGCTGACGAAGCCATTTACGCTGCAAGATTGGCACGCGAGGCACTGCAAACCCATTGGTTGAAGTTGGAGATACACCCTGATCCTAATTACCTACTGCCCGACCCTATCGAGACACTGAAAGCAGCCGAACAGCTGGTTAAAGAAGGCTTTGTTGTTATGCCGTACTGTGGCGCCGATCCCGTGTTATGCAAACGGTTGGAGGAAGTAGGCTGTGAGGCGGTAATGCCACTTGGTTCCCCTATCGGCTCTAACAAAGGGTTGGTCACCCGGGACTTCTTAAACATTATTATCGAACAAGCGTCAGTACCTGTTGTGGTCGATGCGGGCATTGGTGCTCCCAGCCATGCGGCTGAAGCCATGGAGATAGGTGCTGACGCTGTTTTGGTCAACACGGCCATCGCAACGGCACATGATCCGATAGCGATGTCCAACGCGTTTCGTCAGACCGTTGATGCCGGTAGAACCGCCTTCGAAGCCGGCCTTTCGGGCATAGTTTCGGGAACAGCCCCGAACAATCGCAACAGCTCAATGCATGCCCAAGCCTCCAGCCCACTGACCGAGTTTATAGAAACGTTATGA
- the thiH gene encoding 2-iminoacetate synthase ThiH — MSNSFYDVWKQLSWDDMTLKLYSSNADDVERALNKNRLNNDDFMALLSPAAERYLPALAERSQMLTRQRFGNTLQLFIPLYLSNLCANDCSYCGFSMSNRLKRKTLSVTEIEQECRAIKAKGFDTILIVTGEHETKVGIEYFRQAMPIIKRYFSYVMFEVQPLSFHEYNQLRQHGLDAVMVYQETYSSFTYSQHHLKGKKRDFRWRLETPDRLGACGMDKIGLGSLIGLEDWRIDSTFTAIHLDYMRKRYWRSRYSLSFPRLRPCTGGVSGVKDMTNKQLVQLICAYRLRFPDVELSLSTREEQSLRDGLFSLGVTSVSAESKTQPGGYANENEELEQFSIDDGRSVNEVANAIKAKGLQPVWTDWLNELSATPSETFSSPE; from the coding sequence ATGAGCAACAGTTTTTACGATGTCTGGAAACAGCTTAGCTGGGATGACATGACGCTCAAGTTATACAGTTCAAACGCTGATGACGTAGAGCGTGCACTCAATAAGAACAGACTAAACAATGATGACTTTATGGCGCTGCTATCGCCGGCAGCAGAGCGTTATCTACCAGCCTTGGCTGAGCGATCGCAAATGCTCACGAGACAACGCTTTGGTAATACGTTACAGCTTTTCATTCCTTTGTATTTATCCAACTTGTGCGCCAACGATTGCAGCTACTGCGGCTTTTCAATGAGCAACCGGCTCAAACGAAAAACCTTGTCGGTGACTGAAATTGAACAAGAATGCCGCGCTATAAAGGCCAAGGGCTTTGATACCATTTTGATTGTGACCGGAGAACACGAGACCAAGGTCGGCATCGAGTACTTCCGGCAAGCCATGCCAATTATTAAACGTTATTTTAGTTACGTGATGTTTGAAGTTCAGCCGCTGTCTTTTCATGAATACAACCAGCTTCGGCAACACGGTTTAGACGCAGTAATGGTATACCAGGAAACTTATAGCTCTTTCACCTATTCCCAACACCATTTAAAAGGCAAAAAACGCGACTTCCGTTGGCGGCTTGAAACACCGGATAGGCTCGGTGCATGTGGCATGGACAAAATAGGTCTTGGATCGTTGATTGGACTGGAAGACTGGCGTATCGACAGTACCTTCACGGCAATACACCTCGACTATATGCGTAAACGCTACTGGCGCAGTCGGTATTCTTTGTCGTTTCCTCGTTTGCGCCCGTGTACTGGTGGCGTTTCAGGTGTGAAAGACATGACCAACAAACAGCTGGTACAGCTTATTTGCGCCTATCGATTACGGTTTCCCGATGTCGAGCTTAGCCTCTCAACCCGTGAGGAACAAAGTTTACGAGATGGTCTGTTCAGTTTAGGGGTGACTTCCGTCAGTGCAGAGTCCAAAACTCAGCCTGGTGGGTATGCTAATGAAAATGAGGAGCTAGAGCAGTTTTCTATCGACGATGGGCGTTCAGTTAATGAGGTGGCTAATGCGATAAAGGCAAAAGGATTACAGCCTGTTTGGACCGACTGGCTTAATGAGCTATCCGCAACGCCATCTGAAACTTTTTCCAGTCCAGAGTAG
- the eno gene encoding phosphopyruvate hydratase, whose translation MSKIVKVVGREIMDSRGNPTVEADVYLESGHMGRAAAPSGASTGSREALELRDGDKSRYLGKGVQIAVANINGAIAEALMGKDADSQNAIDNIMLKLDGTDNKEKLGANAILAVSLAVAKAAALSQGVELYEHIANLNNTSGKYSMPLAMMNILNGGEHADNNVDIQEFMIQPVGADSFKEGLRMGAEVFHALKKVLQKRGLSTAVGDEGGFAPNLASNEEALQVIVEAVENAGYKMGSDITLALDCAASEFYRDGKYELSGEGKSFTAEEFADYLAELCDRYPIISIEDGLDESDWDGWKVLTEKLGSKVQLVGDDLFVTNTRILKEGIDKSIANSILIKFNQIGSLTETLAAIAMAREAGYTAVISHRSGETEDATIADLAVGTAAGQIKTGSLCRSDRVAKYNQLLRIEGDLNGQAPYRGRQEVNVG comes from the coding sequence ATGAGCAAGATTGTTAAAGTTGTTGGTCGCGAAATTATGGATTCTCGCGGTAACCCAACCGTTGAAGCCGATGTGTATTTAGAGTCAGGTCACATGGGTCGTGCCGCAGCACCGAGTGGTGCGTCAACCGGCTCACGCGAAGCATTAGAACTGCGTGACGGCGACAAATCACGCTATTTAGGCAAAGGCGTACAGATAGCAGTGGCAAACATAAACGGCGCGATTGCTGAAGCTCTAATGGGCAAAGACGCTGACAGCCAGAACGCTATCGACAACATCATGTTGAAGTTAGACGGCACGGACAATAAAGAAAAGCTGGGCGCAAACGCCATTTTAGCGGTGTCTTTGGCGGTAGCTAAAGCAGCAGCGTTGAGTCAGGGCGTTGAGCTTTATGAGCACATTGCGAATCTGAACAACACCAGCGGTAAATACAGCATGCCACTGGCAATGATGAACATCTTAAACGGCGGTGAGCACGCAGACAACAACGTCGACATTCAAGAGTTTATGATTCAACCGGTCGGTGCGGACAGTTTTAAAGAAGGTCTGCGTATGGGCGCTGAAGTGTTCCATGCTCTGAAAAAGGTTCTGCAGAAGCGTGGTTTAAGCACGGCGGTGGGTGACGAAGGCGGCTTTGCACCAAACCTGGCATCGAACGAAGAAGCTTTGCAGGTTATTGTTGAAGCGGTTGAAAACGCGGGCTACAAAATGGGCAGCGACATTACGTTGGCATTAGACTGTGCAGCCTCAGAATTCTACCGTGATGGTAAATATGAGTTGTCTGGTGAAGGCAAATCATTTACTGCGGAAGAGTTTGCCGACTACCTGGCAGAGCTTTGCGACCGTTACCCAATCATCTCTATTGAAGATGGACTGGACGAAAGTGACTGGGACGGCTGGAAAGTCTTAACTGAAAAGCTGGGCAGCAAAGTTCAGTTGGTCGGTGATGACCTGTTTGTGACGAATACGCGTATTCTGAAAGAAGGCATCGACAAGTCGATTGCTAATTCAATTTTGATTAAATTTAATCAGATTGGTAGCCTGACAGAAACCTTAGCAGCTATTGCAATGGCACGTGAAGCAGGTTACACGGCGGTTATTTCTCATCGCTCTGGTGAAACCGAAGACGCCACTATTGCAGACTTAGCAGTGGGTACAGCCGCCGGACAAATTAAAACGGGTTCACTGTGCCGCTCTGACCGGGTTGCTAAGTACAACCAATTATTGCGTATAGAGGGCGATTTGAATGGCCAAGCGCCTTACCGCGGACGACAGGAAGTCAACGTTGGCTAA
- a CDS encoding CTP synthase, producing MATNYIFVTGGVVSSLGKGIAAASLAAILEARGLNVTIMKLDPYINVDPGTMSPTQHGEVFVTVDGAETDLDLGHYERFIRTRMTSNNNFTTGRVYEDIIRRERKGEFLGATIQVIPHITNEIKRRVIEGSEGFDIAIIEIGGTVGDIESQPFLEAIRQLGTEIGRDHTLFMHLTLVPFLGAAGEVKTKPTQHSVKELRSIGIQPDVLVCRSDRSLPASERSKIALFTNVEERAVIGLRDVDSIYKIPSMLKAQGLDEIVTHRFRLDCPEADLHEWEEVLYQESNPNGEVTVGFVGKYVELPDAYKSVNEALAHAGLKNRLTVNIRYIDSQDLETKGTSKLEDVDAILVPGGFGDRGIEGKLIAAKYARENNIPYLGICLGMQVAMIEFARNVAGLTGANSTEFDESCSDPVVGLITEWMDANGQKELRDKHSDLGGTMRLGSQECHLEKGSKALAMYGKEVVEERHRHRYEVNNHYIEPLEKAGLKITGYSHDKQLVEILENPNHPWFVAVQFHPEFTSTPRDGHPLFKGFIEAAGKFRKERMA from the coding sequence ATGGCGACAAACTATATTTTCGTAACCGGCGGAGTTGTATCCTCGCTGGGTAAAGGCATTGCTGCAGCCTCCTTGGCGGCAATTCTTGAAGCACGGGGCTTAAACGTAACTATCATGAAACTGGACCCCTACATTAACGTAGATCCAGGCACCATGAGCCCGACTCAGCACGGTGAAGTATTCGTTACCGTAGACGGGGCTGAGACCGACCTTGACCTTGGTCATTACGAGCGTTTCATTCGTACTCGCATGACCAGCAACAACAACTTTACCACCGGCCGTGTCTATGAAGACATTATTCGCCGTGAGCGTAAAGGAGAGTTTTTAGGGGCGACCATTCAGGTCATTCCGCACATCACCAACGAAATTAAGCGCCGTGTTATTGAAGGCAGCGAAGGCTTTGATATTGCCATCATTGAGATTGGCGGCACGGTAGGTGATATAGAGTCTCAACCTTTCCTGGAAGCTATTCGCCAGTTAGGCACGGAAATTGGTCGTGACCATACTTTATTTATGCACCTGACCTTAGTGCCGTTCTTAGGCGCAGCAGGTGAGGTGAAAACCAAGCCAACTCAGCACTCGGTAAAAGAACTGCGTTCTATTGGTATCCAGCCAGACGTTCTGGTGTGTCGTTCTGACCGTTCATTGCCGGCGTCTGAACGCTCGAAAATTGCTCTATTTACCAATGTAGAAGAGCGTGCAGTCATCGGCTTACGCGACGTTGACAGTATTTACAAAATCCCGTCTATGCTAAAAGCGCAGGGGCTGGATGAAATTGTGACGCACCGCTTCCGTTTAGACTGTCCTGAAGCTGACTTGCACGAGTGGGAAGAGGTTCTGTATCAGGAGTCGAACCCGAATGGTGAAGTAACTGTCGGTTTTGTCGGTAAGTACGTCGAACTGCCGGATGCCTACAAGTCGGTAAACGAAGCGCTGGCGCATGCGGGGCTTAAAAATCGCTTAACCGTTAATATTCGTTACATCGACTCACAAGACTTAGAAACCAAGGGTACGTCCAAGCTAGAAGATGTGGACGCGATTCTGGTTCCTGGTGGTTTTGGTGATCGTGGTATTGAAGGCAAGCTGATTGCCGCGAAATACGCGCGTGAAAACAATATTCCTTACTTAGGTATTTGTTTAGGCATGCAAGTGGCCATGATTGAGTTTGCACGCAACGTTGCGGGCTTAACGGGCGCGAACAGCACTGAATTTGACGAAAGTTGTAGCGATCCTGTTGTGGGTCTTATCACTGAGTGGATGGATGCAAACGGGCAGAAGGAACTGCGCGATAAGCACTCTGACTTAGGCGGTACCATGCGCCTTGGGTCACAGGAATGCCACTTGGAAAAAGGGTCAAAAGCGCTTGCAATGTACGGCAAAGAAGTGGTTGAAGAGCGTCACCGTCATCGCTACGAAGTGAACAATCATTACATTGAGCCGTTGGAAAAAGCGGGCTTAAAAATTACCGGTTACTCGCACGACAAGCAGTTAGTTGAAATTCTGGAAAACCCGAACCACCCATGGTTTGTGGCGGTGCAGTTCCATCCAGAGTTCACATCAACGCCTCGCGACGGACACCCGTTATTTAAAGGCTTTATTGAAGCCGCGGGTAAATTCCGCAAAGAGCGCATGGCTTAA
- a CDS encoding cation transporter produces the protein MSSCCGSSCATTQDHIDKSQRKLLWTVLVLNGVMFFVEFIAGWLAQSSGLIADSLDMLADTLVYAVSLYAVGKAIKYKANAAIFNGTLQTLLALLVLADVLQRLVFGSQPNANMILWIAGLALLVNVACFALLYSSRNGDINIRASWICSRNDMLMNTGVIVSALLVAQLNMAWPDLVIATIIAVVVLRSAIRIIRDARAVKAGDKADISGCCG, from the coding sequence ATGTCATCCTGCTGCGGCAGTTCATGTGCTACCACACAAGATCATATCGATAAATCACAGCGAAAACTGCTTTGGACGGTGTTAGTCCTAAACGGGGTTATGTTTTTCGTGGAGTTCATTGCCGGTTGGTTAGCACAGTCCAGTGGACTTATTGCCGATTCGCTTGACATGCTGGCCGATACACTCGTTTATGCCGTGAGTTTATACGCGGTTGGTAAAGCCATTAAATACAAAGCCAACGCAGCTATTTTTAATGGTACGCTGCAAACTTTATTAGCATTATTAGTGTTAGCAGACGTACTCCAGCGTTTAGTTTTTGGCAGCCAACCCAATGCCAACATGATATTGTGGATTGCGGGTTTAGCACTGCTGGTTAACGTCGCTTGCTTTGCCCTTCTTTACAGCTCCCGCAACGGTGATATTAATATTCGCGCCAGCTGGATATGTTCTCGCAACGACATGCTCATGAACACCGGTGTCATTGTTTCTGCGCTTTTGGTCGCTCAGCTCAATATGGCCTGGCCCGACTTAGTGATAGCCACAATAATTGCCGTCGTTGTGTTGCGTTCTGCAATACGCATTATTCGCGATGCGCGAGCAGTAAAAGCAGGTGATAAAGCCGATATTTCAGGGTGTTGTGGTTAA
- a CDS encoding RDD family protein — MEQHAQYAGFWIRLLAVIIDSIIMLIVFALPTSFIYGQVYWEGNEMIYGFWDLLLNYILPVVLTVFFWVKYLGTPGKMLLKLRVVDEKTGDKLSVGKAIGRYFAYIPAAIPLFFGFFWIGWAKRKQGWHDLLAGSVVVRSETKGPFKFEDIDQSNDQLS, encoded by the coding sequence ATGGAACAACACGCACAATACGCCGGTTTTTGGATTCGACTACTAGCGGTCATCATTGATTCAATCATTATGCTCATTGTTTTCGCTTTACCAACATCGTTTATTTATGGACAGGTTTATTGGGAAGGCAATGAAATGATTTATGGTTTCTGGGACTTATTATTAAATTACATTTTACCTGTGGTTCTTACGGTTTTCTTCTGGGTGAAGTATTTAGGTACGCCGGGGAAAATGTTACTGAAGCTGCGCGTTGTTGACGAAAAAACGGGTGACAAGCTGAGCGTAGGTAAGGCAATTGGCCGTTACTTTGCTTATATTCCAGCGGCTATTCCGTTATTTTTTGGTTTTTTCTGGATTGGATGGGCGAAGCGCAAGCAAGGTTGGCATGATCTGTTAGCGGGCAGTGTGGTTGTCAGAAGTGAAACTAAAGGGCCGTTTAAATTCGAAGATATAGATCAATCAAACGACCAACTTAGTTAA
- a CDS encoding DUF2238 domain-containing protein, which translates to MKYLWVVIFTIVLVWSGINPKDPFTWLLEVAPAVIGAVLLALTYNSFRLTPLLYALILAHCVVLMVGGHYTYAEVPFFDGLFGAERNNYDKLGHFFQGFVPALLAREILIRKNIVNGAVWRNIIIVSICLAFSAFYELLEWWVALATGEDAEAFLGTQGYAWDTQSDMGFALLGAILSVLLLSHYHDNQLNKL; encoded by the coding sequence ATTAAATACCTCTGGGTAGTGATTTTTACCATAGTTTTAGTCTGGTCGGGTATTAACCCTAAAGACCCGTTTACCTGGTTGCTCGAAGTAGCTCCGGCGGTAATTGGGGCTGTGCTGTTGGCACTCACCTATAATTCATTTCGTTTAACACCTTTGCTGTACGCACTCATTCTGGCGCATTGTGTGGTTTTAATGGTGGGCGGACACTACACATACGCGGAAGTACCTTTTTTTGACGGATTATTCGGCGCAGAACGAAATAACTATGACAAGTTAGGTCACTTCTTTCAGGGCTTTGTGCCTGCGCTATTGGCAAGAGAAATATTAATTCGAAAAAATATTGTGAACGGGGCTGTCTGGCGCAACATTATTATAGTTTCAATATGCCTGGCCTTTAGCGCCTTTTACGAGTTACTGGAATGGTGGGTTGCCCTTGCAACCGGCGAGGATGCTGAAGCCTTTCTTGGTACTCAGGGTTACGCTTGGGATACCCAATCTGACATGGGGTTTGCCTTACTTGGCGCGATTCTTTCAGTACTTCTACTGTCGCATTATCACGATAATCAACTGAACAAGTTATAA
- a CDS encoding DUF488 domain-containing protein, translating to MTIQLKRIYDEASSDDGYRVLVDKLWPRGISKDAAKLDEWIKDIAPSDELRQWFHSNRSEWGEFRNRYLSELKEHKEDLRELASRASSEKVTLLYSSKDTEHNNAVVLKEYLNKLHSEQCN from the coding sequence ATGACTATCCAGCTCAAACGCATCTATGACGAAGCATCATCTGACGACGGTTACCGAGTCTTAGTGGATAAGCTCTGGCCTCGCGGTATTTCAAAAGACGCAGCTAAACTTGATGAATGGATAAAAGACATAGCGCCGTCCGATGAGCTTCGTCAATGGTTTCATAGTAACCGCTCTGAGTGGGGCGAGTTCCGCAATCGGTATTTGTCTGAATTAAAAGAACACAAAGAGGACTTACGCGAGCTGGCCAGCAGGGCTAGTAGCGAAAAAGTCACACTGTTGTATTCTTCTAAAGATACTGAACACAACAATGCCGTAGTGCTGAAAGAGTATTTGAATAAGCTGCACTCTGAGCAATGTAACTAG
- a CDS encoding TonB family protein produces the protein MTKHFSVVSLFSILVISGCATTSSNIEYPNLPVVDNELGKSKWAQLERFPARYPQQAVINSLEGCATVEYVITPENNIRDIVVVKSTNKHFSTAAKDVVTNWKWGELPKNVTSEPVKTQTRFDFCFDKANQSCSTIEPEYSCPGEDIIYSRGMMVQ, from the coding sequence ATGACTAAACACTTTAGCGTTGTTTCTTTATTCAGCATTTTAGTAATTAGTGGCTGTGCAACCACTAGCTCTAACATTGAGTATCCCAACTTACCGGTTGTGGATAATGAACTTGGCAAATCTAAGTGGGCGCAATTAGAACGGTTCCCGGCAAGATATCCTCAGCAAGCCGTTATTAATTCGCTAGAAGGTTGCGCTACTGTTGAATACGTAATAACGCCTGAGAATAATATCAGAGACATCGTGGTTGTTAAGTCGACGAACAAACACTTCTCTACTGCAGCCAAAGACGTTGTTACTAACTGGAAGTGGGGTGAGCTGCCCAAAAACGTTACCTCTGAGCCAGTAAAAACACAAACGCGCTTCGATTTCTGTTTTGATAAAGCTAACCAGTCCTGCTCAACAATAGAGCCAGAATACTCTTGCCCGGGTGAAGATATTATTTATTCACGTGGAATGATGGTTCAGTAA
- a CDS encoding DUF5610 domain-containing protein, producing the protein MPINPTNSVTGSGKPNPNSVRAEANADNRDVKDAKAESKKAYNAAILAAHEKVSLNSNNDSLSLLYKTALEGINAELEPVMGKNAAKKIYESGVDTSPKATADRIVSFATNFYSRYKELNEGDSTEETLNNFLELIKGGIDKGFKDAVTILQGLQVYEGKVESDADETYKLIEQGLESFRELVLEEAKKQGDSDGETDDQR; encoded by the coding sequence ATGCCTATTAATCCAACCAACTCCGTAACAGGCTCTGGCAAGCCTAATCCTAATAGCGTAAGAGCAGAAGCTAACGCCGATAACCGCGATGTTAAAGACGCAAAAGCAGAATCGAAAAAAGCCTATAACGCTGCGATATTAGCGGCGCATGAAAAGGTCTCATTAAATAGTAATAATGATTCATTAAGCTTACTGTACAAGACCGCCCTCGAAGGTATTAATGCCGAGCTTGAGCCTGTCATGGGCAAGAACGCAGCTAAGAAAATTTACGAATCCGGCGTCGATACATCCCCTAAAGCCACGGCTGATCGCATTGTTTCCTTTGCCACCAACTTTTACAGCCGTTATAAAGAGTTAAATGAAGGCGACTCTACAGAGGAAACGCTGAATAACTTTCTGGAGCTCATAAAAGGCGGCATCGACAAAGGCTTTAAAGACGCGGTTACTATTTTGCAAGGCTTACAAGTCTACGAAGGCAAAGTGGAAAGCGATGCTGATGAAACCTATAAGCTAATAGAGCAAGGCCTTGAAAGTTTCCGCGAGCTGGTACTTGAAGAAGCCAAGAAACAGGGGGATTCTGATGGGGAAACTGACGACCAAAGATAG
- the mazG gene encoding nucleoside triphosphate pyrophosphohydrolase, whose protein sequence is MTSEFNGVAELTEVMRRLRDPEGGCPWDLKQSFESLLPYTIEETYEVVDAIQSGDMAAIKDELGDLLFQVVFYAQLAKEQGDFVFDDIAAHTANKLISRHPHVFGSDAERNLSDAEIKAQWEQIKQQERTEKNARGSVFEDIPSQLPSILKAAKLQKRAASVGFDWPEAEPVYDKIEEEIQEVKDATEQAHIEEEIGDLLFAVVNLARHKQVNPEAALQRANEKFKSRFQNIEQRLSEQDKRPSDCNLDELEALWLQAKKV, encoded by the coding sequence ATGACGAGTGAATTTAACGGTGTCGCCGAATTAACAGAAGTCATGCGTCGGTTGCGCGACCCCGAGGGCGGTTGCCCCTGGGACTTAAAGCAAAGCTTTGAGTCACTGCTGCCTTACACTATAGAAGAAACTTACGAAGTGGTTGACGCGATTCAGTCGGGTGACATGGCTGCGATTAAAGACGAGCTGGGTGACTTGCTGTTCCAGGTGGTGTTTTATGCACAGCTCGCGAAAGAGCAGGGCGACTTTGTGTTTGACGACATTGCAGCGCATACCGCCAATAAGTTGATTAGCCGCCACCCTCATGTATTTGGGAGTGATGCTGAACGCAACCTGTCTGACGCTGAAATTAAAGCCCAATGGGAACAAATAAAGCAACAGGAGCGTACTGAGAAAAACGCTCGTGGCTCCGTATTTGAAGACATACCCAGTCAATTACCGAGCATTTTAAAAGCCGCGAAACTACAAAAGCGTGCGGCCTCCGTCGGTTTCGACTGGCCAGAAGCTGAACCGGTATACGACAAAATCGAAGAAGAAATACAGGAAGTAAAAGACGCGACAGAGCAAGCGCATATTGAAGAAGAAATTGGTGACTTGCTGTTCGCTGTCGTAAACCTCGCACGCCACAAACAAGTGAACCCTGAAGCCGCATTACAACGCGCCAACGAAAAGTTCAAAAGCCGCTTCCAAAATATAGAGCAACGCCTCAGCGAGCAGGACAAACGCCCGTCTGACTGCAACTTGGATGAGCTAGAAGCCCTGTGGCTACAAGCTAAGAAGGTGTAA